One genomic segment of Acinetobacter sp. C26M includes these proteins:
- a CDS encoding DUF441 domain-containing protein, whose amino-acid sequence MFSQFDVNLLVLLVLLGCGIFSQNTAVTVAAACLILVKLTPLNQFFPYIQNHGLNIGIIILTIGVLAPIASGKISGESILKSFISIKSLAAIAVGLLVAWLGGRGVKLMSNQPDVVAGLLIGTVAGVALLRGVPVGPLIAAGILSLLIGKS is encoded by the coding sequence ATGTTTTCACAATTCGATGTCAACTTATTGGTTCTGCTTGTTTTATTGGGCTGCGGGATCTTTAGTCAAAACACGGCCGTAACAGTAGCCGCTGCTTGCCTGATTTTAGTCAAGCTTACGCCTTTAAATCAATTTTTCCCTTATATTCAAAATCATGGTCTGAATATTGGTATTATCATCCTGACAATTGGCGTACTGGCACCTATCGCAAGTGGCAAAATTAGCGGTGAAAGTATTCTGAAATCGTTTATCAGTATCAAATCCCTAGCTGCGATCGCTGTTGGCTTATTAGTGGCATGGCTTGGTGGCCGTGGCGTCAAGCTAATGAGTAATCAACCCGATGTGGTAGCTGGCCTTCTGATTGGAACTGTCGCAGGTGTTGCGCTACTCAGAGGTGTCCCTGTTGGTCCACTGATTGCCGCAGGAATCTTATCCTTGCTGATAGGGAAATCTTAG
- a CDS encoding TetR/AcrR family transcriptional regulator, whose product MSKKEDIITTALDLFNRHNYSSVGVDRIISESGVAKMTFYKYFPSKENLIEECLSRRNKSIQAAIEHEISLIPADDYLGKIKAVYFWHLSWFNSDDFHGCMFQKASLEILQQYPSIIGPIVEYREWLMALVENLFEKAKVFQPHVLTAMYINILDGMTAYAKVNKDHAQIEECWYYIERLIHLDAA is encoded by the coding sequence ATGTCAAAAAAAGAAGATATTATTACAACGGCTCTAGACCTTTTTAACCGTCATAACTACAGCTCTGTGGGTGTGGATCGAATTATTAGTGAGTCGGGCGTTGCTAAAATGACTTTCTACAAATACTTTCCATCCAAAGAGAACCTGATCGAAGAGTGTTTATCTCGAAGGAATAAAAGTATTCAGGCAGCCATTGAACATGAAATTAGCTTAATTCCAGCAGATGATTATCTGGGGAAAATCAAGGCAGTCTATTTTTGGCATTTGTCTTGGTTTAATTCAGATGATTTTCATGGCTGTATGTTTCAAAAAGCTTCTTTAGAAATACTACAACAATATCCTTCAATTATTGGGCCAATTGTAGAGTATCGTGAGTGGTTAATGGCTTTGGTTGAGAATTTATTTGAAAAGGCCAAGGTATTTCAACCACATGTACTTACAGCGATGTATATCAATATCCTCGATGGTATGACAGCGTATGCAAAAGTGAATAAGGATCATGCACAAATTGAAGAGTGTTGGTATTATATTGAGCGTCTGATTCATTTAGACGCAGCTTAA
- a CDS encoding ferredoxin--NADP reductase, producing the protein MAAFNVERITHVHHWNDTLFSFKTTRDTSLRFKNGQFVMIGLEVNGKPLMRAYSIASANYEEELEFFSIKVQDGPLTSILQKVQVGDEILISKKPTGTLVHDDLLPGKNLYLLSSGTGLAPFLSLLRDPETYEKFEKVIMVHGTRYVSELAYQDLILNELPNHEFFEELGIKDKLVYYPTVTREPFHTQGRVTTAIESGELFEKIGLPRFNRETDRAMLCGSPAFLKDVAALLDEHGLVESPRMGVMGDYVIERAFVEK; encoded by the coding sequence ATGGCTGCTTTTAACGTTGAACGCATTACTCATGTTCACCACTGGAATGACACGCTTTTCAGTTTTAAAACTACACGCGACACTAGCTTACGTTTTAAAAATGGTCAGTTTGTGATGATCGGTCTTGAAGTGAATGGTAAGCCTTTAATGCGTGCTTATTCGATCGCGAGTGCGAATTATGAAGAAGAACTCGAATTCTTCTCTATTAAAGTACAAGACGGTCCATTAACTTCTATTTTACAAAAAGTACAAGTGGGCGACGAAATCCTGATTTCTAAAAAACCTACAGGCACTTTAGTACACGATGATCTATTACCAGGTAAAAATTTATACCTTCTATCTTCTGGTACAGGTCTTGCACCATTCCTTTCGCTCCTTCGTGATCCAGAAACTTACGAAAAGTTTGAAAAAGTAATTATGGTTCACGGTACACGTTATGTATCTGAACTTGCTTATCAAGATTTGATCTTAAATGAACTTCCAAACCATGAATTCTTTGAAGAATTAGGCATCAAAGACAAATTGGTATATTACCCGACTGTGACACGTGAACCATTCCACACTCAAGGTCGTGTAACAACTGCAATTGAATCTGGCGAGCTATTTGAAAAAATTGGTTTACCACGTTTCAACCGTGAAACTGATCGTGCAATGCTATGTGGTAGCCCTGCTTTCCTTAAAGATGTTGCAGCACTATTAGATGAACATGGTTTAGTTGAATCACCACGCATGGGCGTTATGGGTGATTATGTCATCGAACGAGCATTCGTTGAAAAATAA
- the tsaA gene encoding tRNA (N6-threonylcarbamoyladenosine(37)-N6)-methyltransferase TrmO, with protein sequence MPIIGHMHSPYREKFGIPRQPNLVQVESYIEMAEPYNDLLAFEGIEDFSHLWLLWQFHENKNQDNSLNQMSKFRPQVRPPRLGGNQKIGVFATRSMYRPSPIGLSVVRFLRVEKQGKAVRLYVMGSDLLHGTPILDIKPYIQYSDAIADSQSGYAQQQPIRKTVVWTETAQSQQQQLLKQGILDKKIFDELEQVLSLDPRPAYQDDAERVYGMCFSELNIRFTVDDRNVTVIAVEQS encoded by the coding sequence ATGCCGATCATTGGCCATATGCATTCTCCTTATCGTGAGAAGTTTGGTATTCCACGACAGCCAAACCTCGTACAAGTCGAGTCGTATATAGAGATGGCGGAGCCTTATAACGATCTTCTGGCTTTTGAAGGTATCGAAGATTTTAGTCATTTATGGCTGCTTTGGCAGTTCCATGAAAATAAAAATCAAGATAACTCTTTGAATCAAATGTCTAAATTTCGTCCACAAGTGCGGCCACCTCGATTAGGTGGTAATCAAAAAATCGGTGTTTTTGCCACACGGAGCATGTATCGTCCATCACCGATTGGCTTGTCTGTGGTGCGTTTTTTACGTGTTGAAAAGCAGGGGAAAGCGGTTCGCCTGTATGTGATGGGCAGTGATTTACTGCATGGCACACCGATTTTAGACATTAAACCGTATATCCAATATTCGGATGCAATTGCAGATTCACAGAGTGGCTATGCGCAACAACAGCCAATCCGGAAAACAGTTGTGTGGACGGAAACTGCACAGTCACAACAGCAACAGTTATTAAAGCAGGGGATTTTGGATAAAAAGATATTCGATGAACTGGAACAAGTGTTATCTTTAGATCCACGGCCTGCGTATCAAGATGATGCTGAGCGGGTTTATGGAATGTGTTTTTCAGAATTGAATATTCGTTTTACAGTGGATGACAGGAATGTCACAGTGATTGCTGTAGAGCAAAGTTAA
- a CDS encoding GspE/PulE family protein produces the protein MQAQAKFANFSFTIDVTWCLEQLLKDGRITERDKLLIQTTHRQKEQLKWHPLQWIANFNLKDQLNVDSTLTLNRLCQWLAEKADIPLFVIDPLKADVAALTSVMSQEFALRNHILAVEVQPDRILIGTDQPFTTEWLNNLERSLAPKKIEKVLLNPEQLQRYILEYYQVSRAVNSSQNAGIYDRENKGVEALLQLGDTQNPDANDQHIVKLVDWVLQFAFEQGASDIHLEPRKDKGKVRFRIDGVLHTIYNMPANTLTAVISRIKILGRMNVAEKRKPQDGRLKTRTPKGQETELRLSTLPTAFGEKLVMRIFDPEVLVRSFQQLGFEGHLLQSWQQLTQHSHGIILVTGPTGSGKTTTLYSSLKQLATEQVNVCTIEDPIEMLEPSFNQMQVNPNIELGFADGVRALMRQDPDIIMVGEIRDHDTANMAIQAALTGHLVLSTLHTNDAPSSLTRLHDLGIQPFLTAATILGVLAQRLVRRLCPHCKQQTAINEQEWEHLTFDYMMDMPTTMYKAVGCEACRHTGYKGRVGIYEFMPVSLELKSMISANGTLNDLRAQAKKEGIEPLRIAGARKVIEGVTTLEEVLRVVPLS, from the coding sequence ATGCAAGCGCAAGCAAAATTTGCAAACTTTTCTTTTACGATTGACGTGACGTGGTGCTTAGAACAGCTCTTAAAAGATGGTCGTATTACTGAAAGGGATAAGTTATTAATTCAAACCACACATCGTCAAAAAGAGCAGTTGAAATGGCATCCTTTGCAGTGGATTGCCAATTTTAATTTGAAAGATCAGCTTAATGTAGATTCAACATTGACGTTGAATCGCTTATGTCAGTGGTTAGCTGAAAAAGCAGATATTCCATTATTTGTTATTGATCCTTTGAAGGCGGATGTTGCTGCTTTAACGAGTGTGATGTCGCAAGAGTTTGCGCTAAGAAACCATATTTTAGCGGTAGAGGTACAACCTGACCGAATTTTAATCGGGACAGATCAACCTTTTACCACGGAATGGCTCAATAATCTGGAGCGTAGCTTAGCACCGAAGAAAATTGAAAAAGTTCTATTAAATCCAGAACAGCTACAACGTTACATTCTTGAATATTATCAAGTCAGCCGTGCCGTTAATTCTTCGCAGAATGCAGGCATATATGATCGGGAAAATAAAGGTGTTGAGGCTTTATTGCAGCTAGGCGATACCCAAAATCCTGATGCCAATGATCAGCATATTGTAAAACTGGTAGATTGGGTGCTGCAATTTGCTTTTGAACAAGGTGCTAGTGATATTCACCTGGAGCCACGTAAAGACAAAGGCAAAGTGCGTTTCCGTATCGACGGTGTGTTACATACCATCTATAACATGCCTGCCAATACGCTTACAGCCGTGATTTCGCGGATTAAGATTCTTGGCCGTATGAATGTGGCAGAAAAGCGTAAACCGCAAGATGGTCGCTTAAAAACGCGTACACCGAAAGGTCAGGAGACGGAGTTACGGCTTTCGACTTTACCCACCGCCTTTGGTGAAAAGTTGGTGATGCGTATCTTTGACCCAGAAGTGTTGGTACGTAGTTTTCAACAATTGGGTTTTGAAGGGCATTTATTGCAGAGTTGGCAGCAACTGACGCAACATAGTCATGGCATTATCTTGGTGACAGGCCCAACGGGTTCAGGTAAAACCACCACGCTGTATTCATCGTTAAAACAACTGGCAACAGAACAGGTCAATGTCTGTACCATTGAAGATCCGATTGAAATGCTGGAACCAAGCTTTAACCAAATGCAGGTCAATCCAAACATTGAATTAGGCTTTGCAGATGGGGTTCGTGCCTTAATGCGTCAAGACCCTGACATTATCATGGTGGGTGAGATTCGTGATCACGATACTGCAAATATGGCGATACAAGCTGCATTAACAGGGCATTTGGTCCTTTCTACTTTACATACCAACGATGCGCCGTCGAGTTTGACTCGTTTACATGATCTTGGAATCCAACCGTTTCTTACCGCAGCAACAATTTTAGGGGTATTGGCTCAACGTTTAGTACGTCGCCTTTGTCCGCATTGCAAACAGCAAACAGCCATCAATGAACAAGAATGGGAGCATCTCACTTTTGACTATATGATGGACATGCCTACAACGATGTATAAAGCGGTGGGGTGCGAGGCCTGTCGCCATACAGGTTATAAAGGCCGTGTCGGTATTTATGAGTTTATGCCTGTCAGTCTGGAATTAAAGTCCATGATTAGTGCGAACGGAACGCTGAACGATCTGAGAGCGCAAGCCAAGAAAGAAGGGATTGAGCCATTACGTATTGCAGGGGCACGTAAAGTGATTGAAGGAGTCACAACCTTGGAAGAAGTTTTACGTGTCGTACCTCTGAGTTAA
- a CDS encoding NirD/YgiW/YdeI family stress tolerance protein, translating into MNIFSKVAVIASLVGVTTFAVANTNAVNQQALAPTQTTTVKQALTMKDDTPVQLKGYVVKATGDEKYQFSDQTGTITVDIDDDLWQGKPVSAKTPVTLIGEIDIDYKPTKRVEVDVDQVQF; encoded by the coding sequence ATGAACATTTTTTCTAAAGTTGCAGTCATCGCTAGTTTAGTTGGTGTGACAACTTTTGCAGTTGCAAATACAAATGCCGTGAATCAACAGGCGCTAGCACCAACTCAAACCACGACGGTTAAGCAAGCATTGACGATGAAAGATGATACGCCAGTGCAATTAAAAGGTTATGTGGTGAAAGCAACTGGTGACGAGAAGTATCAGTTTAGCGATCAAACAGGCACAATCACCGTAGATATTGATGATGATTTATGGCAAGGCAAACCTGTATCTGCAAAAACACCAGTGACTTTGATTGGTGAAATTGATATTGATTATAAACCAACCAAGCGTGTTGAGGTTGATGTAGACCAAGTTCAATTCTAA
- a CDS encoding response regulator transcription factor: protein MRILLAEDDASQAESIKNWLEMDGYSVDWVERGDYAILAIEQHQYDCILLDRGLPQATGDDILKAIRCQDSKTPVIFITAKDHIHDRVEGLDLGANDYLVKPFNLEELSARIRSQLRQHQAQAGQYLNFSDLQLDPQAKTLSKAGQTINLTAKEFQILHKLMQKPDHILTREQLEESLYAWGDEIESNAIEVFIYQIRKKVGGQYIKTIRGLGYRMHQE, encoded by the coding sequence ATGCGAATTTTATTGGCTGAAGATGATGCCTCTCAGGCTGAGAGTATTAAAAACTGGTTAGAGATGGATGGTTATAGCGTCGATTGGGTCGAGCGCGGTGATTATGCGATCTTGGCGATAGAACAGCATCAATATGATTGTATCTTACTGGATCGGGGCTTACCACAGGCCACAGGTGATGACATTCTGAAAGCGATTCGCTGTCAGGACAGCAAAACGCCTGTTATTTTTATTACAGCTAAAGATCATATTCATGATCGGGTTGAAGGATTGGATCTGGGTGCCAATGATTATTTGGTGAAGCCATTTAATTTAGAGGAGCTATCAGCACGGATTCGTTCACAATTACGCCAGCATCAAGCTCAAGCAGGGCAGTATTTAAATTTTTCCGATTTACAGTTAGACCCACAAGCCAAAACATTGAGCAAAGCAGGACAGACCATTAATTTGACCGCGAAAGAGTTTCAGATTTTGCATAAACTCATGCAAAAGCCCGATCATATTTTGACACGGGAACAACTGGAAGAATCTTTATACGCATGGGGGGACGAAATTGAAAGCAATGCCATTGAAGTGTTTATTTATCAAATTCGTAAGAAAGTTGGTGGGCAATATATCAAGACCATTCGTGGTTTAGGCTATCGCATGCATCAGGAATAA
- a CDS encoding ATP-binding protein translates to MKVVSLQSKLVKTSLISSVIAGCVALLLFAVISVYQTMQVQDEIMDEISDMLLITDLTTSSGQQIDELSDQFDIQYRLSNQQQVLTQSENFHLDQQYYSLIEAAHSDYGLIWQKGQLWRSYAGEDENSHMQVLIMQPLEERFQDLLHSFMGYALVLILVWLMQWIMLHFLIKRQFSVIHQLSKQISAKNADDLTPVQAGEVELKELQPMLGQLNRLLQRLDQSLQAEQRFTADASHELRSPLSAIQMRLQLLQRKYPERAADFTQMQQDVSRGIQILENLLLLARLDPEHAENLPKTHFSMQENVDEAIQALKLFANEKHIQLHWQVIADVQDEILANQQLIFTCVRNILDNAIRYTPENGTVYIALNQRSDGLELNIENDGNGVNTEMLERLGERFYRALGTKTHGSGLGLSICRKIIELHQGKIEFEQSQYGGLRVTISLKI, encoded by the coding sequence ATGAAAGTGGTGTCTTTACAAAGCAAACTGGTCAAAACCTCGTTAATCAGCTCCGTCATTGCAGGATGTGTGGCATTACTTTTATTCGCGGTCATTTCTGTCTATCAGACCATGCAAGTACAAGACGAAATCATGGATGAGATTTCAGATATGCTGCTGATTACGGATTTAACCACCTCTTCTGGGCAGCAAATTGATGAACTCAGTGATCAGTTTGATATTCAATATCGTTTGAGCAATCAGCAGCAGGTACTCACCCAGTCAGAAAACTTTCATCTCGATCAGCAGTATTACAGCTTGATTGAGGCAGCACATAGTGACTACGGTTTGATTTGGCAGAAAGGTCAGTTATGGCGAAGTTATGCGGGTGAAGATGAAAATTCGCATATGCAAGTGTTGATAATGCAACCTTTAGAAGAGCGGTTTCAAGATTTGTTGCATAGCTTTATGGGATATGCACTGGTCTTAATTTTGGTCTGGTTAATGCAGTGGATCATGTTGCATTTCTTGATCAAGCGACAATTTAGCGTGATTCATCAATTATCAAAGCAAATTTCAGCCAAGAATGCGGATGATCTTACTCCCGTTCAAGCAGGTGAGGTGGAGTTAAAAGAACTGCAACCGATGTTGGGTCAACTCAATCGCTTATTACAGCGCTTGGACCAGTCTCTACAGGCTGAACAACGTTTTACCGCGGATGCATCGCATGAGTTACGTTCACCTTTGTCTGCGATTCAAATGCGTTTGCAGTTATTGCAGCGTAAATATCCAGAACGTGCAGCTGACTTTACCCAAATGCAGCAGGATGTAAGTCGAGGTATTCAAATTTTAGAGAATCTATTGTTGTTGGCACGTTTAGACCCAGAGCATGCGGAAAATTTACCGAAGACTCATTTTTCGATGCAGGAGAATGTTGATGAGGCAATTCAGGCACTTAAATTATTTGCTAATGAAAAACACATCCAACTGCATTGGCAGGTTATTGCAGATGTGCAGGACGAGATTCTTGCGAATCAACAGCTTATCTTTACCTGTGTACGCAATATTTTAGACAATGCGATTCGATATACACCTGAAAATGGAACGGTTTATATTGCATTAAATCAGCGTTCTGATGGGCTAGAGCTGAATATCGAAAATGATGGGAATGGTGTGAACACCGAAATGTTAGAACGGCTTGGCGAACGTTTTTATCGTGCTTTAGGAACTAAAACACATGGTTCTGGCTTGGGGTTATCGATTTGCAGAAAAATTATTGAATTACATCAGGGGAAAATCGAGTTTGAACAGTCTCAATACGGTGGTCTTAGAGTCACCATATCACTTAAGATCTAA
- a CDS encoding hemin uptake protein HemP, with amino-acid sequence MNAPFSLFTRSTDAAQSLPMLHSNNLFALGREIRIMHAGEEYRLRLTRNNRLILTK; translated from the coding sequence ATGAACGCACCATTCAGCCTATTTACTCGTAGTACAGATGCAGCTCAATCATTGCCAATGTTGCATTCAAACAACCTTTTTGCCTTAGGTCGCGAAATCCGCATCATGCATGCTGGTGAGGAATATCGTTTACGTTTAACTCGTAATAATCGCCTGATTTTAACGAAGTAA
- a CDS encoding NUDIX domain-containing protein, whose product MTKATVDVAIAILLHKTKVLVGWRQANQHQGNKHEFPGGKVESGESPEQACRREIYEEVGIGLKDWHAFDLIRHEYDDLIVNLHLFHAYVPDELLGLIHQPWAWYHRDQLANLNFPKANATILQRLSWPHLIQINDQLSQLSEQNTLFYWRTSLEDQAQIETQLQRLSDAEYSRLIVNYALWQQLSSDLQARIQTIHLKQSQLMHLNKAGLIVGKRFIAACHDAVSLQHAHQIGCDAVFLSPVNTTVTHPEAQGLGWNGFAALAQNSDILVFALGGVAPADLEQAQKHHAYGLAGIRQFSLTN is encoded by the coding sequence ATGACAAAGGCTACAGTTGATGTTGCGATCGCAATTTTATTACACAAAACTAAAGTTTTAGTGGGTTGGCGACAAGCAAACCAACATCAAGGTAACAAACATGAATTTCCTGGCGGAAAAGTTGAATCTGGGGAAAGTCCTGAGCAGGCCTGTCGCCGTGAAATTTATGAAGAAGTTGGCATTGGTCTAAAAGATTGGCATGCATTTGATCTGATTCGTCATGAATATGATGATCTCATCGTGAATCTGCATTTATTCCATGCTTATGTACCTGATGAATTACTTGGGCTTATCCATCAACCTTGGGCTTGGTATCACCGTGACCAGTTGGCAAACCTAAATTTCCCTAAAGCCAATGCTACAATTTTACAGCGCCTAAGTTGGCCACATCTGATTCAAATCAATGATCAACTAAGTCAGCTATCGGAACAGAATACCTTGTTCTATTGGCGTACATCTTTAGAAGATCAAGCGCAGATTGAAACACAATTGCAGCGCTTAAGCGATGCAGAATATTCGCGGCTGATAGTCAATTATGCGCTTTGGCAGCAGTTGAGTAGTGATCTACAAGCAAGAATTCAAACCATCCACCTGAAACAATCACAATTGATGCATTTAAATAAGGCGGGATTGATTGTAGGGAAGCGCTTTATTGCGGCTTGTCATGATGCAGTATCGTTGCAGCATGCACATCAAATTGGCTGTGATGCGGTATTTTTAAGCCCTGTTAACACGACCGTAACGCATCCCGAAGCACAGGGATTAGGTTGGAATGGTTTTGCGGCACTGGCACAGAACAGTGATATTCTTGTATTTGCTTTAGGTGGTGTTGCTCCCGCAGATTTAGAACAAGCCCAAAAGCATCATGCTTATGGGCTTGCAGGGATTCGTCAATTTAGTTTAACGAACTAA
- a CDS encoding tetratricopeptide repeat protein — MMKKTTVIIGVLLLAGCTAAPEKTTKPTNQPPTNSSQKKKVTQPSSGVKITPYEQKEIKRQSVPVVVPQQKVQQKFNDGSQLPAFKTLMQKTQLAYKQQQLAEAERYALQAQRIAPQATETYLYLAMIADQRKEYANAEALARRGLSYAQSNAMKKQLWLIILKASEARGHTIKAQEARKAIQTL; from the coding sequence ATGATGAAGAAAACTACGGTGATCATTGGGGTGTTGCTGCTAGCAGGTTGTACAGCCGCACCAGAGAAAACCACCAAGCCAACGAATCAACCACCAACCAATAGTTCACAAAAGAAGAAGGTAACCCAACCTTCTTCAGGTGTAAAAATTACACCTTATGAACAAAAAGAGATTAAACGTCAAAGTGTGCCTGTGGTTGTGCCACAGCAAAAAGTTCAGCAAAAATTTAATGATGGCAGTCAACTGCCTGCATTTAAAACCTTAATGCAAAAAACACAACTTGCTTATAAGCAGCAGCAACTTGCTGAAGCTGAACGTTATGCGCTACAAGCACAACGTATTGCACCACAAGCAACGGAAACTTATTTGTATTTGGCCATGATTGCCGATCAGCGCAAAGAATATGCCAATGCCGAAGCACTGGCACGTCGTGGCTTAAGTTATGCGCAAAGCAACGCTATGAAGAAACAGCTCTGGTTGATTATCCTGAAAGCCAGTGAAGCCCGTGGCCATACCATTAAGGCTCAAGAAGCACGTAAAGCGATTCAAACGCTCTGA